The sequence GAAGGGCAGTACAGTAGTGTTGGAAGACTGAGCTGGCTGCGCACCACAGACTGATACGTGGGAATAGCTAGGGAATATTGACTCCGGGATTATTACTGACAAGCTTTGTTTATATAAACTCTTCTCAGTGTGCACAGGTTAGTTGCATTTGATAGGACAGCTTCAGCATTATTTCTCTCTTGGATACTCAACAGGATGTTGATCAACGTGATCCTCGAGGCCGGACCTTGTTGCACCTTGCTGTTTCCTTGGGCTATATAGAATCTGCCAAAGTCCTCCTTCAACACAAGGCAGACGTAACTAAAGAGAATGCACAGGGATGGACAGGTAACTTGGAAACCAGAAGTCGTGTGTTAATAGTTTTCAGTTGTAGATGATGTATTTTGACTGCTTTTATGTTGCGTGTTCTGctgagaaagcaaagagaaactaGCTTGTGCCTggatttctttcagttttgcatgAGGCTGTCAGTACAGGAGATCCAGAGATGGTACAAATGATTCTGCAGCATCGGGACTACCAGCAGACTTCTATGACACTTGGAGGAGTTCCTGAATTACTCCAAAAGATTAATGAGGTAATTATTTAGTTCAAACCTCTTACTCCGGGCTGTAATTCTCATTCAAGTAGTTCAGTTAAGTAAACCGAAATCAGATGGACAATTGTATTCTTTGTTTCAACTTGCGTATTCCATAGCACTGTGGGAGGTGGAGACTTCTTCCTTGACTTACTTTGAAATTCGTAGTCATGACCTCCTAACATTGGAGGCTGAATTTTGAAGGTGTTACTGCTGCTATAGTAGCATAAGGAAGAATAGCTCGTCAGAAAGCAGCAGTGGTAGGCTAATGGTTTTATGTTTGTtagtttcagtttcatttttttaaccttcatttATCATGTCTCGAgttgtgttctttttgttttcctttatctaAAATGTTCACAAGAAATGTTGTACTGAATGTTAGTcataaagtattttccttttccagaccCCTGACTTTTATGTGGAAATGAAATGGGAGTTCACTAGCTGGGGTAAGAAACCTGCTCATCGTTACCTCCTCTAAACTCTAGACAAAAGGGACTTTCTTATGTACAAATATGTCAGAAGATATGCAGAGAAATCTCTGCTCCACACAATACTTATCTTTTCACCTGCCAAAGTAACCTCTTATATTTTTGTCGCACAATTGCTCTGTTTCCTGTTTATTTGGTTGATTTGTTGGGCTTTtgattgtttttggtttttgttggttgtttttttttaatggagactTTAGCTATTGCTAGGATTGCTGAAGCCTTTTCTCGGTGTTTTGTTTACCAGTCTCTGGCTATCAATAATTAAGACAGTGATACCTATCTCATATATAGAGGCACAGACTACTTGGGaagttcctgcttttcttttacaGGAGTGAACGCTAGGCCTTACAGTTGACTTAATTTTCCAAACAGCTAACTGTTAAGACTGCTAGGAGATGGAGTTTATGCCGTTTCACATCTTTTATTCTGAACTAATATCTTTTCCTTTTCGTGTTCACCTTTAAATTAAATTGGTGGGTTTTGTCCCTAAGCTGATCGCTCTTAAAGAGGATCAGTATCTCACCTCCTCTGGAATACCGATCACAGTACTGAGCAATCCTGTATCAGGGATATAGCTTCTGCTTGACTTCAGATTTCCGGTGCACTtagctttctgaatattttctatttacatttctctcattttcttttgcagtccCACTGGTTTCTAGAGTTTGTCCGAGCGATGTCTGCCGCATCTGGAAAAGTGGTGCCAAGCTGCGTGTCGATATCACTTTACTGGGCTTTGAAAATATgagctgggagagaggaaggcGTAGTTTAATTTTCAAAGGAGAAGGTAAATATTTTGGCATGTCTCCACCCCTGATCACCAAATACTATGTCAACCACAATGAGAAACCCCAATTTTGCTCAAAAAGACCTGTTAAGGCTGagtactgaattttaaaaaagttttctaCTTATATTCTGTGAGTGTCTCCTAGAGATACTGTTTTGTGATTTTAACATAATGgcttaatttctttcctttgagtaAATCTGAGGTCAAAATTTGGTAACAAGACTAAAATTTGACTTGAATGTAGTTTTTCATTCTGGAAAACTGTCACTAAGTTTTTTTAGATTGAGATGTACCATTTCCAACAGATACTGGAGGCTGGGCAGAACTAATTGAGATAAATCATGATGATAAGTTTGTTACAACGGAGCGTTTTGAGATTTCCCAACACATGAAGCGTTTGACATTGGGATCTAtgacaccaaaaagaaaagatgtgGAAAGACGCCTTACCTCTCCAATTATTAATACATGCCTTGATacaaaaaatattgcttttgaaAGGTAAGATACAAAGATTTTCGTAACAAATAAACACTTCAATATTATACATGGTCATACTTGCAATAACACTTTAAAGACAAACTCTCAAAAGCCCTGGTAATAAAACCTTTTAAAGCTACATCTGAAATTACTTTAAACTTCACATGCCAGTAGATGAAGAAATTTGGCTTGGTCAGCTTGCCACTATTGCTTGGCAAAAAGTTTCCAGTTGAAAGAACTGATTCGCAGAAAGGTTCTGGCTTATCATATTAGTGAGATCAATATTAATGTCTCATTACAAGCTTGCATTTCGCCCAAATCCATGTGCGTAGTGCCGAAACTAATGGGCAAGAACTTGCATCTTGTAGCTAAGTCAGTCAAATCTCACGttaatactttaaataaaaatacgtGTATAGTGTGTCTTTCCACAGATGCATATTTGTCTTCCTTGTTTACTACATGTGTTTATGCGGGTATCTGTCAGCTTAGTCAATCCTTTTTATGAAGCTCCTTTTGGAGTGCTCTGTGATGCAGTAAACAACGCCCATGATCGCACAAAACAAGTCTTTTCAAAGTGAGATGTGTAATTCCAGCATCTTTCTCCTGAATATTTTGTACCCTTTCAAAGCTGCTCAGAATCACAGTCCCTGTGATGTTCACTGAGCCTTAGTAAGTGCAGCATCTACACGTCCAGGAACTAAGATTTCCTAGACAGAAGTATTCCAATCATCCAGTTCCCCAAATTGCAGTGACAGGTTACTTCTGAAATTAAGCTGTATGTTAAAAGCTGCCATGCCCAGGCTGTCAGACAAACTAATTGGGTAAGTTTTTAGGCTGTCATCCTCCTCTGTGGCTCAGGTATCCACATCTTAATCTAAAATCTGTGTCTGAGCCTCTGGGCTCTGGCCACGGACTGCATAAGAACAGAAACGGCATGACTTCCTCAGCCCTCTTGTGATAGGTGTGTGTGAGGACAGATTGACCTGCGCTTTTGGCTGGGGTTAAAATCAAATAACCTatcaaatgtttaaaaacaactttAGAAAAATGGGCTGGGGATTTCATAGAAATACAACTGTATAGACGCTTGTGGTGTTCACTTTTTGTCAGAACCACATCTGGATTCTGGGTATGgaggacagaaaaagcagaaggcgTAAATGGTTATGAAGCAAAGGTAAAGCCCGTTCTATATAATTAAGAAGTGTTATAGCTAACTGAAGTGTGATTGTGTTTTGCCTTTATTTCCGTAACATTTCAGGTTCTAAACTTCCCATCAAGAGCTTTATTGTGTTGCCAGCAGAACTGGGCAGTTGAGAGGAAGTTCAAGGCTGCCAAGCTTGTGCAGGAACGTCAGCGGGGGCTTTGGGGGAGAGGGACGATCAAAGCATTTCAGGAGAAGAAGGGCGAAAGATTTAGCATAACTGCTAGAACTCCATTCCATCTGAAAACTGGAATTGGATTAATTCGTGCTTAAAAGACGAGGAGCCCACTGGTGAAGTGCCTCGGGCACTCTCGTAACAGTATTGCAAGGAAGTAACAGCCTCCTGCTGCCATGAGTTGCATCATGAATTCAAGTAATAAAAGACTGCTGGTAAATTAAAGACCCTGACCATGCTCATGAGTCACACAGTTGCTTAGATTTGTTCCAGGTCACACTGGTTTTGTCTTCCATTTCACTTTAGCGAAATATTTTTGAAGATGGCTTTACAGCCTTGCTGTTTTAGGAATTTAAGTTAAGAATCGCAAGAATTAACTTCCCTGATTCATAAGTCCGTGTTTACTCTGGGTTTTGGAATTTTTGCAGTAGTCCGTGTTTTATGATTTCATTTAACAGAAGAATAAATGCTGAATAACTTTCTACATTTATATGAAGGTTTTTCTCGTAAAACTGCAGGACTGTTCAGTTGGACATTGGGATTCATTAATGTTCCTGCAGAATTAATCACTAAATTTAATTTGGAAGGTCTTACAAGTGACCTCTGTTTAGAAATAGTGTTATCTGACATTCCTTCCCTGTTCTCTCTTAAAATCTCTGCCCAGGTGGGGATTCTTTCCAGCAAGCTTGAAAATGCCCGTCTAGTTTTGAGGTTGGTTTAGTTAGTTAGAAAAGCATATTTACAAGTGTGTAAATGTGCTTTCCAGGAACTTGGTTGAAAGGCTGACTTCTGTTGCCATCCAAGTCGATGACCAAACTCCTTTGCTATTCTTTTGGCACAGGATGCTGGCAAGATTCGTGCTGTCTGGAGATACTCTGGTGTATGATTTGCAGGGTTTCGTGTTTTGTCAGCTTGCCCAGCAGGTGGCATCTAGTTTCAGCCTTGTCATAGATCTGTCAAGAATTTATTATGTCGGATTTCCATTAtaccaaagcaaacagaaaaatcaaagtgcaGCATTTCCTGTTTATCTCCAGTATGTTAAAGATTAAATCTTTGTCAATGAGAGGCAGGCATATGCTGCTTTATCCTGTCTTTAGATTTGTGTACATGGTGTTTTACTAGAGAGAACTCTCTTTTTTTAACCTATgatgctttttgggttttgtccttatacctttttttctttttttaaaggtataCATTGCAAACAATGTGAATGTGGTCACAAAAATACGAACGGAGCATTtaacagaagaggagaagaaaagatatAAAGGTAGTTTTCCTATAGGATAACTGGAAATAAGTAGAACCTTTTGGCTCTCTGATACCTCCTCTGTGTGACTGCAGAACTGGACAGATAGACAAGGGAAATACTTTTCTTGCTGGCTTTGCCCTGCTTTACTTTCAGCTGTTGTGTGTCTGAGGTAGCTCATCACTTGCCTCCTAGCCCACAAAGGAGTCAGTATTTGTCCTAGCTGTATTTGGAGGGAATAAGAACCCTTCAAAGCTGTTGAAAGTTTgttgaaagctttaaaaagctgcATGTTTCCATGCTGTTTCCTGCTGTGGAACATATTAATGTGTTTTCCTTGCTTTGGCCATGATTACAAGATTCATGGAGGCTTTGTTTGGTTGGACGTTTTGTTTTGGTCCACTAATTTCTTGTAGTATTTAAACTAGAGTAAAGGGTGACCTTTACTTTTTATGGAAACACTGCCCTTCATTGTCCTGCCTTGCCCAGGAGAGGAGGCATGGTGAATAATACAGCTGTCTGCTCGTGATAGAAACCACTAAAAAATCTTTGCCTCTATTCTGTGTGTTGTACCCATTTTTATACTGTTCCCTTTAGGCCCTGGGTTTGTCTGGTAAAGCTTACAGGAAATGTGAATGGCTTATTTCGCTTTGGGTTAGAAGCCTTGCTTGTTAGCCCAGTGTATAGGTAAATTTTACCACTAAGTAAtagtaatagatttttttttttgtttttccctcctgttATCTGAAGCTGACAGGAACCCCCTGGAATCATTTCTGGGTACGGTGGAGCATGAGTATGGTGCTCAGGTGAGTGTCTTTGATGTCAAAACAGGTCACTGCAGTGCAGAGGTCTGTGCCGATAGGAATTGCAGGTGTGTGGAATTGCCTGTTGTCTCCTTAGTTTGattattttccaattttgatTATGAGATGTAAATTTTCCCTGAGGATACAATGCTCTGTATGAGTAGCAGGTACCTCCTTCTGAACACTCTTATGAAAAAGAACGTAGAATCCATTAGTTCAGCGAGAGCTGGGGCGTGAGCAGTGCCAATAAATCCGAGCAAGCGTAGATTTTAGCAGCAACCCACCAGTAATCTGGGAAGACTTGTCCACGGGCCTGCAGGAGCCTCGGGTGGGGGACAGTCCTAGCACGGTGATGACCGGACAAAGAAATGATAAGAGGATGAAGTGACGTGTTAGCACACTGCTCTTCAGCAACTCAGGGAAGAGCCATCTATCCTCTGCTGTTCTGAAACTTGTTGATAATGATTTTGGTACAGATTTAGCAGCTGCTTTGCATCTGCATTAAGTAAGGTAGATAATAGATTCACCAGCTGCTGGCTCTGTATCAGGATGGCGTTGCAAATCTTACACGGATCtagagatttttctttaaaataccccGTCAAAATTTTGCCTTTAATAAAGGATTTGGAACCTAGAAATGCTGTAGCTTATATTTACATCGCCGGTCGGTTTCTAGCTTTAAAGTATTTAAGTAGATTTTCCTGTGTCTAAAATGCTTGGAGATTTTTAACCTAAATAGAAAGCAGTCTAAACGTGTGCCCTTGTATTAATGGCTGTGTCTCACTGGTGTCTAAAATAGGGAATGTCTTGCATCACGGGAGGTAGCTTAAAAGTTTCCTATAGTAGCCACTGTCTATTTGTTCTGTacttttgtgttggtttggggttttttttaatcttgtttttcgTTATAGAGTACGACCAAGACGACAGAGTATGCCACAAGTAATAATCCGACTGCTATTACTCTGGAAGAATACTTTGACCCAGAATTTGATTTGAAAGGTAGAGACATAGGAAGACCGAAAGAAGTCACCATTCGAACGCAGaagtgagaaataaaattttaactaTTTCTAATTAGTCTCCTCCCGGTCATCTAATCTCTGGAAGCCCTTTTTACAAATATCCAGTGTGGTTTTCCCCCAGCTTTCAGAATTATTCAAAAGAGAGATCTTGAATTACTTATCTGTAGAGTAATTCTTTTTCCACTAAGTCAAAGAAAACGTTTGGACTAGTGCTGTGTCTTGTTAGTAACCTCCTGTGCTTTGCCTTTAGTCTGTCCAGGAACGTGGTTCGGTTTCTCAGAGCAGTAATTTTTCTGACTCTTTGAAATGTATGAAACACGTGACAATGTTATGTATTTTGCTTTGCATCTGTTCCTAAACTGTGAACTTAGGATGTTTTTatgcaactttatttttaagatttaaagcAACCTTGTGGATGAGTGAAGAGTTCCCCTTGTCTCTGATGGAACAAGTCACTCCAATCATTGATCTGATGGCCAGAACTAGCGCTCATTTTGCCAGACTTAGGGATTTCATCACTCTGGAATTTCCACCAGGATTTCCTGTCAAAATTGGTAATGTTTAGCAATTCTTATTGTAGCTGCTTCTTCATTTCCATTCTTTCTATTGTTTTGCAGCATATATTTACAAAAACCATGTTAGGTTTTTACCAGTCATCTCACTGGTATCTACAACTGAAAACCCAAATGTACGTTGTGTTGTGCATCTGGGGTCATTGCATCCAAATTCTGAATGACCTGTACAGAAGTATAATATTAGAGACAGTATCATTTCAGTCAGGATGGGCTGTTTCTAGCCCTTTCTTCTTAGCTTCGGTGCCTTAGATTTGGTAAATCTTAATATAAAATAGGAGATTTAGAGAGAGAGGATGACTAAGGGCAACTTGGTGAAATTAGCTACTATATACTTTGTCATTATGGGATGCCGCTTGTGGAATATAGTCAACAAATACGTTAGGGTTTGATGTGGCTATAGGTGTGGAAGTGCatgaaaaagttacatttttaatagaaatcttGTACTCTCTGTTATAGAAATTCCCTTATTTCATGTGCTGAATGCCCGAATTACATTTGAGAATGTCAATGGCTGCAGGACAGCTGACAAGACAACGTCACAAATGGTTGGAGGTGCACAGTGTGATTCAGGTAAGGAGTGGAAGATGCAGCGATTGCATCTTTTTACGTTTCTGTCGGTGGAATGCACAGAAGAGAGAGATGGGTTAACTGCAGAGAATGAAACATTCACAGGTGAGAGGGAGCTGCGGCGTGTTACAGCTGACCTGGAGTGTGTGATACTGACCCATTCTGCCCATTCCGTGCCTGCCAAACTGACTAAACTGAGCTCTAGTAAGCTTTCCCAAGTATTCCGAGGTCTGAATTCTGGTGCAAGCTATTGCTATGGGCAGCGGAATTGCTGTGACAGCTAAGTCTGCATGCTCTTTCCGAAAAGAGTGGATTGCGTTTGAGTAGGATGTTCGTGACTGCGTATATGCAGTGATACTCTGTCCTATGAGCTATTACAGACCCATTCATCAGGAATAACCCCAGACGAGCCACTGCGGCATTTATCTTTTGcaacccttttttccccatctggtTTTGTCGGAGTTCAGCCACCTTAGTGCTCTGCTGCACACTGGTTTTATTTGTATAACTTGCCAGCATCCTAAAGAAAGACTCTGCGTTCTGTCTTACTGCTGCACTTGCTTGCCACAGAAGACTTTCAAAGCCTGTTGATATTTAGCCAGGTGGTTTAGCTGAATTTTTGGAGGTAACTTAGTCATGCATAAGCATTCATGAGAATTTTTTAAGTCACAACTTGTAAAAATATCCTATGCCATGTTTGTAACTATATTTGGCTTCTGTAGGTGCGAATTTCGAGGTTGACCAGTCGGTGTTTGAGATCCCCAAATCTTACCACATCCAAGATGACGGTAGGAACATACATGTGCAGGACGAAGATAACGAGATCATGCAGTTTGCCATTCAGCAGAGTTTGTTGGAATCCGGTGGAAATAAAGTAAGTGTGCTGTGATCTGTGCGGTGCAGATCTGACAGTTTTCACAAGGACTATGCAGCGATAGCTGCATCTCTGAATTAAACCAATGTAGGACCTATTTTTCCAGGAACCTCagaatagaaaaatgtatttcaaagaagaaataagagTTATTTGAGAGTTACCTTTCAGTGAGTTGCACTGCACATCTGTTAACTGTTGTGGAATTGTCTGTCTTTCCCCATTTCTAGGAAGTGGGGGTGCATTCCAATGGAGCAGTTGCCTATTCACAGGACTTCAATATACAGTATCAGAGGTAACTAATTTTTTTCACGTCAAGCCAGGCAGTGACAGAGCAAAAATACTTCCAAGAGTAGCGTGAAGTAATTGTGCTGCTTCTAACTTTTACTTTTCCAAGAAATAAGGACTCTAAACTGGGCATCCCGGGCTTATACAGTGTAGCTCTTTAGTGCAGCTGTGGGACTGGGCTGCGCGCGTAGCAGATTCTTTACCCAACAAATAAACGCAGTCCTTCTTAAACTGTGAATTTGGTTCCTCTGGGTTGAATGTTTGTTTATGAGATGCTGCACACTTCAGGgtaactcttctttcttttcaaaatcattaTGTCATCCTTAAAAATTTAGCAACATATATTTAATGGACCCTTGAGAATATGGTCTGTTATCTGTGGTGTGTTCCTGCACTTAAGTGCAAAGAAGTCTTTGTGCATGCAAAGAACGACATCCTCTTGGCTTTTTTGTACTTGGAAATGATGTTACCTTTAAACTAGGTGAGAATGGTTTTAGAAGCCCATTGAAAGTTTAACTGTTAGCATGTATGAAAGATTCTGAGGAACCTTCAAACAAGAGGTTTTACATTGGGAATTTTACGACTGTTAGAACAACTGCTCCCTTATCCTGAAAACTGCTTTCTGCCCTCTAGGAGGCGATTTTCAGGTTTGCGGTTAGAAAACAGCTTCTAGGAAGGGTCATTGCAGGAAACGTTAAATAGGCTCTGTCTCTCTTGCTTCTTGAagttctttttctccttcagggCACTGCAGGAGAGCTATCTAACAAGCTCGGGTAACTCACACGGCAGCACCCCTAGCGAACCTTCCAGTTTTGAAAAGGACTTACAGCTTGCCATGGAGTTGTCTGTCCGAGAGCAGGAGGAACGGGAGAAGCAACGTCGTGAAGAGGAAGATGCAGAGCTTCAGCAAGTTTTACAGCTTTCTCTTGTGGAAAAATAACTCCTTAGCGATCTCCTGAAATAGGGTTGACCAAATCTGCATAAAACTGAAGGCTTTCAGAGCTATCAGTCTGAAGACCTCTCCTGGATTGCTTAAGTAAACATTTCATCTGCCTTCTAAGTGGGCATCATCAGCTACaaaaaaagctgatttatttttgtttgaggGAGTTTCAGATCATGGGACTCTGCGTTTGGCTCCCCAGTCATGCAGTCTCAGCTTTGAAGGAAAGGTTTTTATCtaaag comes from Larus michahellis chromosome 13, bLarMic1.1, whole genome shotgun sequence and encodes:
- the ANKRD13A gene encoding ankyrin repeat domain-containing protein 13A isoform X3 — encoded protein: MFAPGKSGQPARDKRGRPRLGASSAFPLHVLVWNNDYRRLDEELQDKDVDQRDPRGRTLLHLAVSLGYIESAKVLLQHKADVTKENAQGWTVLHEAVSTGDPEMVQMILQHRDYQQTSMTLGGVPELLQKINETPDFYVEMKWEFTSWVPLVSRVCPSDVCRIWKSGAKLRVDITLLGFENMSWERGRRSLIFKGEDTGGWAELIEINHDDKFVTTERFEISQHMKRLTLGSMTPKRKDVERRLTSPIINTCLDTKNIAFERTTSGFWVWRTEKAEGVNGYEAKVYIANNVNVVTKIRTEHLTEEEKKRYKADRNPLESFLGTVEHEYGAQSTTKTTEYATSNNPTAITLEEYFDPEFDLKGRDIGRPKEVTIRTQKFKATLWMSEEFPLSLMEQVTPIIDLMARTSAHFARLRDFITLEFPPGFPVKIEIPLFHVLNARITFENVNGCRTADKTTSQMVGGAQCDSGANFEVDQSVFEIPKSYHIQDDGRNIHVQDEDNEIMQFAIQQSLLESGGNKEVGVHSNGAVAYSQDFNIQYQRALQESYLTSSGNSHGSTPSEPSSFEKDLQLAMELSVREQEEREKQRREEEDAELQQVLQLSLVEK
- the ANKRD13A gene encoding ankyrin repeat domain-containing protein 13A isoform X1, whose translation is MMSSPGRASSAFPLHVLVWNNDYRRLDEELQDKDVDQRDPRGRTLLHLAVSLGYIESAKVLLQHKADVTKENAQGWTVLHEAVSTGDPEMVQMILQHRDYQQTSMTLGGVPELLQKINETPDFYVEMKWEFTSWVPLVSRVCPSDVCRIWKSGAKLRVDITLLGFENMSWERGRRSLIFKGEDTGGWAELIEINHDDKFVTTERFEISQHMKRLTLGSMTPKRKDVERRLTSPIINTCLDTKNIAFERTTSGFWVWRTEKAEGVNGYEAKVYIANNVNVVTKIRTEHLTEEEKKRYKADRNPLESFLGTVEHEYGAQSTTKTTEYATSNNPTAITLEEYFDPEFDLKGRDIGRPKEVTIRTQKFKATLWMSEEFPLSLMEQVTPIIDLMARTSAHFARLRDFITLEFPPGFPVKIEIPLFHVLNARITFENVNGCRTADKTTSQMVGGAQCDSGANFEVDQSVFEIPKSYHIQDDGRNIHVQDEDNEIMQFAIQQSLLESGGNKEVGVHSNGAVAYSQDFNIQYQRALQESYLTSSGNSHGSTPSEPSSFEKDLQLAMELSVREQEEREKQRREEEDAELQQVLQLSLVEK
- the ANKRD13A gene encoding ankyrin repeat domain-containing protein 13A isoform X2, with translation MVQMILQHRDYQQTSMTLGGVPELLQKINETPDFYVEMKWEFTSWVPLVSRVCPSDVCRIWKSGAKLRVDITLLGFENMSWERGRRSLIFKGEDTGGWAELIEINHDDKFVTTERFEISQHMKRLTLGSMTPKRKDVERRLTSPIINTCLDTKNIAFERTTSGFWVWRTEKAEGVNGYEAKVYIANNVNVVTKIRTEHLTEEEKKRYKADRNPLESFLGTVEHEYGAQSTTKTTEYATSNNPTAITLEEYFDPEFDLKGRDIGRPKEVTIRTQKFKATLWMSEEFPLSLMEQVTPIIDLMARTSAHFARLRDFITLEFPPGFPVKIEIPLFHVLNARITFENVNGCRTADKTTSQMVGGAQCDSGANFEVDQSVFEIPKSYHIQDDGRNIHVQDEDNEIMQFAIQQSLLESGGNKEVGVHSNGAVAYSQDFNIQYQRALQESYLTSSGNSHGSTPSEPSSFEKDLQLAMELSVREQEEREKQRREEEDAELQQVLQLSLVEK